Proteins encoded by one window of Pseudonocardia alni:
- a CDS encoding DinB family protein: MNATDAKQALTGERAELIATLERHRGFLLQTADGLTEEQARTRSTVSALTIASLLKHVADTEEQWFRFAVEGAAAFGDVEVYNDSVDWDAVDAEAGANGGDWSASGEEWVDTRFVLADHETLEYLRARVEQVAARTEEVLRTADLDSSHALPVAPWFEPNTSWSVRRVAIHMLAETSQHAGHADIIREAIDGARTMG, encoded by the coding sequence ATGAACGCCACCGACGCGAAGCAGGCCCTGACCGGCGAGCGTGCCGAGCTGATCGCCACCCTGGAGCGGCACCGCGGCTTCCTGCTGCAGACCGCCGACGGACTGACCGAGGAGCAGGCGCGCACCCGCAGCACGGTGAGTGCACTGACGATCGCCTCGCTGCTCAAGCACGTCGCGGACACCGAGGAGCAGTGGTTCCGCTTCGCCGTCGAGGGCGCCGCCGCGTTCGGTGACGTCGAGGTCTACAACGACTCCGTCGACTGGGACGCCGTCGACGCCGAGGCCGGCGCGAACGGCGGTGACTGGTCCGCCTCCGGCGAGGAGTGGGTGGACACCCGGTTCGTCCTGGCCGACCACGAGACCCTGGAGTACCTGCGGGCCCGGGTCGAGCAGGTCGCCGCGCGCACCGAGGAGGTGCTGCGGACCGCGGACCTGGACTCGTCGCACGCCCTGCCGGTCGCGCCGTGGTTCGAGCCGAACACGTCCTGGTCGGTCCGCCGGGTCGCGATCCACATGCTCGCCGAGACCAGCCAGCACGCCGGGCACGCCGACATCATCCGCGAGGCGATCGACGGCGCGCGCACGATGGGCTGA
- the glpK gene encoding glycerol kinase GlpK: MAEFVGAVDQGTTSSRFMIFDHSGNEVGRHQLEHEQILPQAGWVEHDPIEIIERTNTCLQQALTKTGLSASDLVALGITNQRETTVVWNRRTGRPYYNAIVWQDTRTDRIATALDRDGRGDVIRRKAGLPPATYFSGGKIQWILENVDGVREAAENGDAVFGNTDTWVIWNLTGGTNGGLHVTDVTNASRTMLMDLETLDWDDELLGFFGIPRRMLPEIKPSSSATAFGKTLANGPLGGEVPITGDLGDQQAATVGQVCFAPGEAKNTYGTGNFMLLNTGTELVRSESGLLTTMCYQFEGERPVYALEGSIAVTGSAVQWLRDQLGIISGASQSESLARQVEDNGGVYFVPAFSGLFAPYWRSDARGAIVGLSRFNTNAHLARATLEAICYQSRDVSDAMTQDSGVTLETLKVDGGVTQNELCMQIQADVLGVPVSRPVVAETTALGAAYAAGLAVGFWKNTDELRENWNEARRWEPTWSEEQRNEGYGRWKKAVERTLDWVDVQ; encoded by the coding sequence ATGGCCGAGTTCGTCGGCGCCGTCGACCAGGGCACCACCTCCAGCCGCTTCATGATCTTCGACCACAGCGGCAACGAGGTGGGTCGCCACCAGCTGGAGCACGAGCAGATCCTGCCGCAGGCCGGCTGGGTCGAGCACGACCCGATCGAGATCATCGAGCGCACCAACACCTGCCTGCAGCAGGCACTCACCAAGACCGGGCTGTCCGCGTCCGACCTGGTCGCGCTGGGCATCACCAACCAGCGTGAGACCACCGTCGTGTGGAATCGGCGCACCGGGCGCCCGTACTACAACGCGATCGTCTGGCAGGACACCCGCACCGACCGGATCGCGACCGCGCTCGACCGCGACGGCCGCGGCGACGTCATCCGCCGCAAGGCGGGCCTCCCGCCCGCCACCTACTTCTCCGGCGGCAAGATCCAGTGGATCCTGGAGAACGTCGACGGCGTCCGCGAGGCCGCGGAGAACGGCGACGCGGTCTTCGGCAACACCGACACCTGGGTCATCTGGAACCTCACCGGCGGCACCAACGGCGGGCTGCACGTCACCGACGTGACCAACGCCAGCCGCACCATGCTGATGGACCTCGAGACCCTCGACTGGGACGACGAGCTGCTCGGCTTCTTCGGCATCCCGCGCCGGATGCTGCCGGAGATCAAGCCGTCGTCGTCGGCGACCGCGTTCGGGAAGACCCTGGCGAACGGGCCGCTCGGCGGCGAGGTCCCCATCACCGGCGACCTGGGCGACCAGCAGGCCGCGACCGTCGGCCAGGTCTGCTTCGCCCCCGGCGAGGCGAAGAACACCTACGGCACCGGCAACTTCATGCTGCTCAACACCGGCACCGAGCTGGTCCGCTCGGAGTCCGGCCTGCTCACCACGATGTGCTACCAGTTCGAGGGCGAGCGTCCGGTCTACGCGCTGGAGGGCTCCATCGCGGTCACCGGCTCGGCCGTGCAGTGGCTGCGCGACCAGCTCGGCATCATCTCCGGCGCCTCGCAGTCGGAGTCGCTGGCCCGCCAGGTCGAGGACAACGGCGGCGTGTACTTCGTCCCGGCGTTCTCCGGCCTGTTCGCGCCGTACTGGCGTTCCGACGCCCGCGGCGCGATCGTCGGCCTGTCCCGGTTCAACACCAACGCACACCTGGCGCGGGCCACGCTGGAGGCGATCTGCTACCAGTCCCGCGACGTCAGCGACGCCATGACCCAGGACTCCGGGGTCACCCTGGAGACGCTGAAGGTCGACGGCGGCGTCACCCAGAACGAGCTGTGCATGCAGATCCAGGCCGACGTGCTGGGTGTGCCGGTCTCGCGGCCCGTCGTCGCCGAGACCACCGCGCTCGGTGCGGCCTACGCGGCCGGGCTGGCCGTCGGGTTCTGGAAGAACACCGACGAGCTGCGGGAGAACTGGAACGAGGCCCGGCGCTGGGAGCCGACCTGGTCCGAGGAGCAGCGCAACGAGGGTTACGGCCGGTGGAAGAAGGCCGTCGAGCGGACCCTGGACTGGGTCGACGTCCAGTAG
- a CDS encoding pyridoxal-phosphate dependent enzyme gives MSIADIETAAERIAGGVVRTPTVPSPGLSAALGAPVLLKLEHLQRAGSFKPRGVLAKLASLTDTERAAGVVAVSGGNHGLAVAEVAGAAGVDAVVVMPRTAPARSVAAARAAGADVQLTSDIAAAFAQAGELQRAGRTLVHPFDDPVIVAAQGTVGLELARDAVALGEPPTDVLVSIGGGALISGVATAVRALLPGTRVWGVETVGAEAMSAALAAGGPTPVTISSAITTLSAPSASQLTYDHVRALVHEVLVIDDAEAHRGTLTLAEHAGIWAEPAAGCLVPAARRIVERHPDARLALVVCGGNADVADVVRDAAQP, from the coding sequence GTGAGCATCGCAGACATCGAGACGGCGGCGGAGCGGATCGCCGGGGGCGTGGTGCGTACCCCGACCGTCCCCTCCCCCGGGCTGTCCGCGGCCCTCGGCGCGCCCGTGCTGCTCAAGCTGGAGCACCTGCAGCGGGCCGGGTCGTTCAAGCCGCGCGGGGTCCTGGCCAAGCTCGCGTCGCTGACCGACACCGAGCGCGCCGCGGGCGTCGTTGCGGTGTCGGGTGGCAACCACGGGCTGGCCGTCGCCGAGGTCGCGGGCGCCGCGGGGGTGGACGCGGTCGTCGTCATGCCGCGCACCGCGCCGGCCCGGTCGGTCGCCGCGGCCCGCGCCGCAGGTGCCGACGTACAGCTCACCTCCGACATCGCGGCCGCGTTCGCGCAGGCCGGGGAGCTGCAGCGGGCCGGACGGACGCTGGTGCACCCGTTCGACGACCCGGTGATCGTCGCCGCGCAGGGCACCGTGGGGCTGGAGCTGGCCCGCGACGCCGTCGCTCTCGGCGAGCCGCCGACCGACGTGCTGGTCTCCATCGGCGGCGGGGCGCTGATCTCCGGGGTCGCCACCGCGGTCCGCGCGCTGCTGCCCGGCACCCGGGTGTGGGGTGTGGAGACCGTCGGCGCCGAGGCGATGTCCGCCGCCCTGGCCGCGGGCGGCCCGACGCCCGTCACGATCTCGTCGGCGATCACCACGCTGTCCGCGCCGTCGGCGTCGCAGCTGACCTACGACCACGTCCGTGCGCTGGTGCACGAGGTCCTCGTCATCGACGACGCCGAGGCCCACCGCGGCACCCTCACCCTCGCCGAGCACGCCGGGATCTGGGCCGAGCCGGCCGCGGGCTGCCTGGTCCCGGCCGCCCGCCGGATCGTGGAGCGGCACCCGGACGCCCGGCTCGCCCTGGTGGTCTGCGGCGGCAACGCCGACGTCGCCGACGTGGTCCGCGACGCGGCGCAGCCGTGA
- a CDS encoding GntR family transcriptional regulator has protein sequence MTGPTPEVGDLAAHPGLGDAAADRVRGLILSGELRDGDRLVERELATRLGISRGPVRDALRRLDAEGLVVLLPRRGARVAMLTADDAEEIIALRAATEPLAVRALATTGSAGHARELGRIVDDLHAACAARDSAAAVSLDFALHRRIHELCGRRRLLHIWETISAPLQHVFRLSRDLYDDLGDIADSHRTLLDDITSGDPARAEAAARAHVTRFGPELLRRMPREEGDQ, from the coding sequence GTGACCGGCCCGACGCCGGAGGTCGGGGACCTCGCCGCGCATCCCGGCCTCGGCGACGCGGCGGCCGACCGGGTGCGGGGCCTGATCCTGTCCGGCGAGCTGCGCGACGGCGACCGGCTGGTCGAGCGCGAGCTCGCCACGCGGCTGGGGATCAGCCGGGGCCCGGTCCGCGACGCGCTGCGCAGGCTCGACGCCGAGGGGCTGGTCGTGCTGCTTCCCCGCCGCGGCGCCCGGGTCGCGATGCTGACCGCCGACGACGCCGAGGAGATCATCGCGCTGCGCGCCGCGACCGAGCCGCTGGCCGTGCGGGCCCTGGCCACGACCGGATCGGCGGGGCACGCCCGGGAGCTCGGCCGGATCGTCGACGACCTGCACGCCGCCTGCGCCGCGCGGGACAGCGCCGCCGCGGTGAGCCTGGATTTCGCACTGCACCGCCGGATCCACGAGCTCTGCGGACGACGACGACTGCTGCACATCTGGGAGACGATCTCGGCGCCGCTGCAGCACGTCTTCCGGCTGTCCCGCGACCTCTACGACGACCTGGGCGACATCGCCGACAGCCACCGCACGCTGCTCGACGACATCACCTCCGGCGACCCGGCCCGCGCCGAGGCCGCCGCGCGGGCCCACGTGACCCGCTTCGGACCGGAGCTGCTGCGGCGGATGCCGCGCGAGGAGGGGGACCAGTGA
- the glpK gene encoding glycerol kinase GlpK, which translates to MSTVAAGERVVAAIDQGTTSTRCLLFTRSGRMVAVAQREHRQHFPSPGRAEHDASEIWRAVTRVVPAALRRAGLGPQNVVALGIANQRETTVVWNRRTGVPLARAITWQDTRTTDIVAGLAADADAARWARVSGLGPATYFAGPRLQWLLDHVPGARDGAERGEVLFGTMESWLIWNLTGGPDGGVHVTDVTNASRTMLMDLRTLEWSDALCSALRVPRAMLPTIVPNSRVYGRCAGLLDGVPVAGALGDQQAALVGQTCFAPGEAKCTYGTGAFLLKNTGSRIAGSEAGLIPTVGYLLGDRPVYALEGSIAMTGSLVQWFRDALGMISTAARIETLALTVPDNGGCYVVPAFSGLYAPHWYPDARGVIVGLTSYIHRGHLARAVLEATAWQTREVLDAMNADSGLPVTRLKVDGGMTANHLLMQCVADVLDLTVERPLGSEAVSLGAAYAAGLAVGYWPDPEVLRRNWHRAAAWEPRMDPGLRRREHDNWKRAVQRSTGWARPD; encoded by the coding sequence GTGAGCACGGTCGCGGCGGGGGAGCGGGTGGTCGCCGCCATCGACCAGGGGACGACCTCGACGCGGTGCCTGCTGTTCACACGCTCGGGACGGATGGTCGCCGTCGCCCAGCGCGAGCACCGCCAGCACTTCCCGAGCCCGGGCCGCGCCGAGCACGACGCCTCGGAGATCTGGCGTGCGGTGACCCGGGTCGTGCCCGCCGCGCTGCGCCGCGCCGGCCTGGGGCCGCAGAACGTGGTCGCGCTCGGGATCGCGAACCAGCGCGAGACGACGGTCGTCTGGAACCGCCGCACCGGGGTCCCGCTCGCGCGGGCGATCACCTGGCAGGACACCCGGACCACCGACATCGTCGCCGGGCTTGCCGCCGACGCCGACGCCGCCCGCTGGGCCCGGGTGAGCGGGCTCGGCCCGGCGACGTACTTCGCGGGCCCCCGGCTGCAGTGGCTGCTCGACCACGTGCCCGGTGCGCGCGACGGCGCCGAGCGCGGCGAGGTCCTGTTCGGGACCATGGAGTCCTGGCTGATCTGGAACCTGACCGGCGGCCCCGACGGCGGCGTGCACGTCACCGACGTCACCAACGCCAGCCGCACGATGCTGATGGACCTGCGCACGCTGGAGTGGTCCGACGCGCTGTGCTCGGCGTTGCGGGTACCGCGGGCGATGCTGCCGACGATCGTGCCGAACTCCCGGGTGTACGGCCGGTGTGCCGGTCTGCTGGACGGGGTGCCGGTGGCCGGGGCGCTCGGCGACCAGCAGGCCGCGCTGGTCGGCCAGACGTGCTTCGCGCCCGGCGAGGCGAAGTGCACCTACGGGACGGGTGCGTTCCTGCTGAAGAACACCGGCTCGCGCATCGCCGGGTCCGAGGCCGGTCTGATCCCGACCGTCGGTTACCTGCTCGGGGACCGGCCGGTCTACGCGCTCGAGGGCTCCATCGCGATGACGGGCTCGTTGGTCCAGTGGTTCCGCGACGCGCTGGGCATGATCTCCACGGCGGCCCGGATCGAGACGCTCGCACTGACCGTCCCGGACAACGGCGGCTGCTATGTCGTCCCCGCCTTCTCCGGTCTCTACGCCCCGCACTGGTACCCCGACGCCCGCGGGGTGATCGTCGGCCTGACCTCCTACATCCACCGCGGCCACCTCGCCCGCGCGGTGCTGGAGGCGACCGCGTGGCAGACCCGTGAGGTGCTCGACGCGATGAACGCCGACTCCGGCCTTCCCGTCACCCGCCTGAAGGTCGACGGCGGCATGACCGCGAACCACCTGCTCATGCAGTGCGTCGCCGACGTCCTGGACCTCACGGTGGAACGCCCCCTGGGTTCGGAGGCGGTGTCGCTCGGCGCGGCGTACGCGGCCGGCCTGGCCGTCGGCTACTGGCCGGACCCGGAGGTGCTGCGCCGCAACTGGCACCGAGCGGCCGCCTGGGAGCCGAGGATGGACCCGGGTCTGCGCCGCCGCGAGCACGACAACTGGAAGCGGGCGGTGCAGCGGAGCACGGGGTGGGCGCGCCCGGACTGA
- a CDS encoding MarR family winged helix-turn-helix transcriptional regulator, giving the protein MLGPLLARAELLGFYRIRSVAERFGLTVHEYTVLAELLLARRAMTGAEVAETVGLATGGTTRLLARLEERDLIEREPDPEDGRRLLVLASARAHEILWEDVTDTGARRIVTGVPGEWIDWFAPVTGRILDVAVRRFQEMRDHQYRDRVRRRRQRAAER; this is encoded by the coding sequence GTGCTCGGACCGCTCCTCGCCAGGGCGGAGCTGCTCGGCTTCTACCGGATCCGGTCCGTCGCCGAGCGGTTCGGGCTGACGGTGCACGAGTACACGGTGCTCGCCGAGCTGCTGCTCGCCCGTCGGGCCATGACCGGCGCCGAGGTCGCGGAGACCGTCGGGCTCGCGACCGGAGGCACCACCCGGCTGCTCGCGCGGCTGGAGGAGCGCGACCTGATCGAACGCGAGCCGGATCCCGAGGACGGTCGCCGGCTGCTCGTCCTGGCGTCCGCCCGGGCCCACGAGATCCTCTGGGAGGACGTGACCGACACCGGCGCCCGGCGGATCGTGACCGGTGTCCCCGGGGAGTGGATCGACTGGTTCGCGCCGGTGACCGGGCGGATCCTCGACGTCGCCGTGCGCCGGTTCCAGGAGATGCGGGACCACCAGTACCGGGACCGGGTCCGCCGGCGTCGGCAGCGGGCGGCAGAACGCTGA
- a CDS encoding MFS transporter: MSAQRIAVASFIGTAIEFYDFYIYGTAAALVFGTLFFPDLDPLVGTLAAFATFGVGFVARPVGAVAFGHFGDRVGRKATLVVSLLTMGVGTVAIGLLPTYSTIGIAAPVLLVLCRFLQGFGLGGEWGGAVLMATEHAPEGRRGLYSSFPQVGPAVGFIIASGAFLALSAALTDAQFAAWGWRVPFLASAVLVVVGLYIRLRIAETPVFEKAMREQEREKAPVAEVVRRQPRSLLLATGGMIITHTIFYTVTTFSLSYGTSELGLSRTTLLVAAMVAAAVMGVATPVLAVLSDRVGRRRVCLWACILAVLWAFPLFWLLGTGDGVLIAVGFSVAMIAFAGVFAPMGAFLPELFATRYRYTGASIGYNASSIVGGGITPLLATSLVAATGASWPVSLLIAGLAAVSGLCVWGLHETRTADLTDAGAFTR, from the coding sequence ATGTCGGCGCAGCGCATCGCCGTCGCCAGCTTCATCGGCACCGCGATCGAGTTCTACGACTTCTACATCTACGGCACCGCCGCGGCCCTGGTCTTCGGCACGCTGTTCTTCCCCGACCTCGACCCCCTGGTCGGCACGCTGGCGGCGTTCGCGACCTTCGGCGTCGGGTTCGTCGCACGCCCGGTCGGCGCGGTCGCCTTCGGGCACTTCGGCGACCGGGTCGGCCGCAAGGCGACCCTGGTGGTCTCGCTGCTGACGATGGGGGTCGGCACCGTCGCGATCGGACTGCTGCCGACGTACTCGACGATCGGGATCGCCGCGCCCGTCCTGCTGGTGCTGTGCCGGTTCCTGCAGGGCTTCGGGCTCGGCGGCGAGTGGGGCGGTGCGGTCCTGATGGCCACCGAGCACGCGCCCGAGGGACGTCGCGGGCTGTATTCGAGCTTCCCGCAGGTCGGCCCGGCGGTCGGGTTCATCATCGCGAGCGGGGCGTTCCTCGCGCTCTCCGCAGCCCTGACCGACGCCCAGTTCGCCGCCTGGGGCTGGCGGGTGCCGTTCCTGGCCAGCGCGGTCCTGGTGGTCGTCGGGCTCTACATCCGGCTGCGGATCGCCGAGACCCCGGTGTTCGAGAAGGCGATGCGCGAGCAGGAGCGTGAGAAGGCGCCGGTCGCCGAGGTGGTGCGCCGCCAGCCCCGGTCCCTGCTCCTCGCGACCGGCGGGATGATCATCACCCACACGATCTTCTACACGGTCACCACGTTCAGCCTGTCCTACGGCACCTCCGAGCTCGGTCTGTCCCGTACGACACTGCTGGTCGCGGCCATGGTCGCGGCCGCGGTGATGGGCGTGGCGACACCGGTCCTCGCGGTGCTCTCGGACCGGGTCGGACGGCGCCGGGTGTGTCTGTGGGCCTGCATCCTGGCGGTGCTGTGGGCGTTCCCGCTGTTCTGGCTGCTCGGGACCGGTGACGGGGTCCTCATCGCAGTCGGCTTCTCGGTCGCGATGATCGCCTTCGCCGGCGTGTTCGCCCCGATGGGCGCGTTCCTGCCGGAGCTGTTCGCGACCCGCTACCGCTACACCGGGGCGTCGATCGGCTACAACGCCTCCAGCATCGTCGGCGGCGGCATCACGCCGCTGCTCGCGACGAGCCTGGTCGCCGCGACCGGCGCCTCCTGGCCGGTGTCGCTGCTGATCGCCGGACTGGCCGCCGTGTCCGGCCTGTGCGTGTGGGGCCTGCACGAGACCCGCACCGCCGACCTGACCGACGCCGGGGCGTTCACCCGCTGA
- a CDS encoding glycerol-3-phosphate dehydrogenase/oxidase → MKSVALSPEARTTALQAMGDRELDVLVVGGGVVGAGAALDAATRGLSTGLVEARDFASGTSSRSSKLIHGGLRYLEMLDFRLVAEALQERGLLIQTLAPHLVRPVPFVYPLKHHVWERFYAGAGVALYDSLGLLSGRARGLPHHRHLTRRGARKVVPSLRRDALVGALEYYDAQVDDARHTMEIARTAAAYGAHVATRARVVGLLKDSGRVIGATVQDLESGDRFDVRAKEVINATGVWTDDTQGLAGERGQFKVRASKGIHLVVPRDRIRGDAGLILRTEKSVLFVIPWGRHWIIGTTDTDWDLDKAHPAASAADIEYLLAHVNEVLEQPLTHEDVEGVYAGLRPLLHGESEATSKLSREHAVATPVPGLVVVAGGKYTTYRVMAKDAVDAAVHSLDAKVPASCTEKVPLLGAEGFTALRNSTHQLAARSGLHPVRIEHLLGRYGSLIDEVLDLLIADPTLAEPLTGAEDYLRAEVVYGASHEGARHLEDILARRTRISIETFDRGVGAAEETATLVAPVLGWNDEQIAREVDHYVKRVEAERESQKMPDDATADAARLGAPDVVPVSG, encoded by the coding sequence ATGAAATCGGTGGCGCTCTCTCCGGAGGCCCGTACCACGGCGCTGCAGGCGATGGGCGACCGCGAACTGGACGTGCTGGTCGTCGGCGGTGGCGTCGTCGGCGCCGGTGCCGCCCTCGACGCGGCCACCCGTGGTCTGTCGACCGGGCTGGTCGAGGCCCGCGACTTCGCGTCCGGCACGTCGAGCCGTTCCTCCAAGCTCATCCACGGTGGTCTGCGCTACCTGGAGATGCTCGACTTCCGCCTGGTGGCCGAGGCGCTGCAGGAGCGGGGGCTGCTGATCCAGACCCTCGCGCCGCACCTCGTCCGCCCGGTGCCGTTCGTCTACCCGCTCAAGCACCATGTGTGGGAGCGCTTCTACGCCGGTGCCGGCGTCGCGCTCTACGACTCTCTCGGGCTGCTGTCCGGCCGGGCCCGCGGCCTGCCGCACCACCGGCACCTCACCCGTCGCGGCGCCCGCAAGGTCGTGCCCTCGCTGCGTCGCGACGCCCTGGTCGGGGCCCTGGAGTACTACGACGCCCAGGTCGACGACGCCCGCCACACCATGGAGATCGCCCGCACCGCGGCCGCCTACGGCGCGCACGTGGCGACCCGCGCCCGCGTCGTCGGACTGCTGAAGGACTCCGGCCGCGTGATCGGCGCGACCGTGCAGGACCTGGAGTCCGGGGACCGGTTCGACGTCCGCGCCAAGGAGGTCATCAACGCCACCGGGGTGTGGACCGACGACACCCAGGGACTCGCCGGCGAGCGCGGCCAGTTCAAGGTGCGCGCGTCCAAGGGCATCCACCTGGTCGTCCCCCGCGACCGGATCCGCGGCGACGCCGGGCTGATCCTGCGCACCGAGAAGTCGGTGCTGTTCGTCATCCCGTGGGGCCGGCACTGGATCATCGGTACCACCGACACCGACTGGGACCTGGACAAGGCGCACCCGGCGGCGAGCGCGGCCGACATCGAGTACCTGCTCGCGCACGTCAACGAGGTACTGGAACAGCCGCTGACCCACGAGGACGTCGAGGGCGTCTACGCCGGTCTGCGCCCGCTGCTGCACGGCGAGTCCGAGGCGACCTCGAAGCTGTCCCGCGAGCACGCCGTCGCCACGCCGGTGCCCGGTCTGGTCGTCGTGGCCGGGGGCAAGTACACGACCTACCGCGTGATGGCCAAGGACGCCGTCGACGCTGCCGTGCACTCGCTCGACGCGAAGGTGCCCGCCTCCTGCACCGAGAAGGTCCCGCTGCTCGGCGCCGAGGGCTTCACGGCGCTGCGCAACTCGACCCACCAGCTCGCCGCGCGCAGCGGGCTGCACCCGGTGCGGATCGAGCACCTGCTCGGCCGGTACGGCTCGCTGATCGACGAGGTCCTCGACCTCCTCATCGCCGACCCGACCCTGGCCGAGCCGCTCACCGGCGCCGAGGACTACCTGCGGGCCGAGGTCGTCTACGGCGCCTCGCACGAGGGCGCGCGGCACCTGGAGGACATCCTCGCCCGCCGCACCCGGATCTCGATCGAGACCTTCGACCGGGGCGTGGGTGCCGCCGAGGAAACCGCGACACTGGTCGCCCCGGTGCTGGGCTGGAACGACGAGCAGATCGCCCGCGAGGTCGACCACTACGTCAAGCGGGTCGAGGCCGAGCGGGAGAGCCAGAAGATGCCCGACGACGCCACCGCCGACGCCGCCCGGCTCGGCGCGCCGGACGTGGTACCGGTCAGCGGCTGA
- a CDS encoding IclR family transcriptional regulator, whose protein sequence is MARAIQSVERAAALLRLLGGAGRPLALAELAAALDLPRPTAHGLLRTLREEGLVAQEPSSGRYLLGEGLGRLGTPWDRHDLRARAMNWADALAAGTGCAVYLGVPSADGAGVDLVHHVFRPDDTPQRLRTNTTQPLHATAWGRCLLAFAPASVRAVEPLETYTRATVTDPAVLAREITTTRRRGWADDAGGWEPGVGGLAVPVRSGGGLTVAALGIGAPVEELFAADGRARPEPVVELVAAAGEIADGLEGLT, encoded by the coding sequence GTGGCGCGGGCGATCCAGTCGGTGGAGCGGGCGGCCGCGCTGCTGCGGCTGCTCGGCGGTGCGGGGCGACCACTGGCGCTCGCCGAGCTGGCGGCGGCGCTGGACCTGCCGCGCCCCACCGCGCACGGGCTGCTCCGCACGCTGCGCGAGGAGGGCCTGGTGGCGCAGGAGCCGTCGTCCGGCCGCTACCTGCTGGGCGAGGGACTGGGGCGGCTGGGCACCCCGTGGGACCGGCACGACCTGCGCGCCCGGGCGATGAACTGGGCCGATGCGCTGGCGGCGGGCACCGGCTGCGCGGTGTACCTGGGAGTGCCGTCCGCCGACGGGGCCGGGGTCGACCTGGTGCACCACGTGTTCCGGCCGGACGACACACCGCAGCGGCTGCGGACCAACACCACGCAGCCGTTGCACGCGACGGCGTGGGGGCGGTGCCTGCTGGCCTTCGCGCCGGCGTCGGTGCGGGCGGTCGAGCCGCTGGAGACCTACACCCGCGCGACCGTGACCGACCCGGCGGTACTGGCCCGGGAGATCACGACGACGCGCCGCCGCGGCTGGGCGGACGACGCAGGCGGCTGGGAACCGGGGGTCGGGGGCCTCGCGGTACCGGTGCGCAGCGGGGGTGGGCTGACCGTCGCGGCGCTCGGGATCGGTGCGCCGGTGGAGGAGCTGTTCGCCGCCGACGGGCGGGCCCGGCCCGAGCCCGTCGTCGAGCTTGTCGCCGCGGCCGGGGAGATCGCCGACGGGCTGGAGGGACTGACGTGA
- a CDS encoding MIP/aquaporin family protein has protein sequence MTSSENTAAAPATTEKAPSLLGELSAEFAGTMILILFGVGVVAQVTTTPDGSNGQYDSIAWAWGFGVMLGVYVAGRISGAHLNPAVTLAFAVYEGFPWRKVGPFVLAQTLGAFVAALIVRFVYADFIRSVDPNLTETQGIFSTSPGAPTTITTAFFDQVVGTAILVFVIFALVHPRNKGPMANMAPFMIGILVVGIGMAWGANAGYAINPARDFGPRLASWVTGYDTAWVTGDGTPYWWLPIVAPLIGALIGGGLFKALIDRYIPAEDAPQEVGRV, from the coding sequence ATGACGAGCTCCGAGAACACCGCGGCCGCGCCCGCCACCACCGAGAAGGCGCCCTCGCTGCTCGGCGAGCTGAGCGCCGAGTTCGCGGGCACGATGATCCTCATCCTGTTCGGCGTCGGCGTCGTCGCGCAGGTGACGACCACGCCGGACGGCTCCAACGGCCAGTACGACTCCATCGCCTGGGCCTGGGGCTTCGGCGTCATGCTGGGCGTCTACGTCGCCGGCCGGATCTCCGGCGCGCACCTCAACCCGGCGGTCACGCTGGCCTTCGCCGTGTACGAGGGCTTCCCGTGGCGCAAGGTCGGCCCGTTCGTCCTGGCCCAGACCCTCGGCGCGTTCGTCGCCGCGCTGATCGTGCGGTTCGTCTACGCCGACTTCATCCGGTCGGTCGACCCGAACCTCACCGAGACCCAGGGCATCTTCTCGACCTCGCCGGGCGCGCCGACCACCATCACCACGGCGTTCTTCGACCAGGTCGTCGGCACCGCGATCCTGGTGTTCGTGATCTTCGCGCTGGTCCACCCCCGCAACAAGGGCCCGATGGCCAACATGGCGCCGTTCATGATCGGCATCCTGGTCGTCGGCATCGGCATGGCCTGGGGTGCGAACGCCGGCTACGCCATCAACCCCGCCCGCGACTTCGGGCCGCGGCTGGCCTCCTGGGTCACCGGCTACGACACCGCCTGGGTGACCGGCGACGGCACGCCCTACTGGTGGCTTCCGATCGTCGCTCCGCTGATCGGCGCCCTGATCGGGGGCGGCCTGTTCAAGGCCCTCATCGACCGATACATCCCCGCCGAGGACGCTCCGCAGGAGGTCGGGCGGGTCTGA